In a genomic window of Amblyomma americanum isolate KBUSLIRL-KWMA chromosome 4, ASM5285725v1, whole genome shotgun sequence:
- the LOC144129794 gene encoding sulfotransferase 1C2-like, with product MDAKKPYFKLVDGIQRCPNLVEQVFRKNLHFKAQEGDVVQCTYVGCGTKWLHYIITLILRRGEPLANVQEFGRCIRSIDHHSDLDQWVPQVLPMRLFITRMPLSRDMMNADAKYVCVARNPWDVCVSYFHRARDLSAYRFQDGTFQEFFDAFLQQSFGLTGYIEAVSAAYALKDESNVFFVTYEDLIRNTGAVVVKLAAFLGEHYGRQLQQDKSLVRKIVEHSSAQSMRDMLAVKAVQKPRTEAVNVRSGYQAVRSAKVGEWSNFFTAEQLRCMEAKIQAASDAACFMHLWDDIRAETIAAAQQS from the coding sequence ATGGACGCCAAGAAGCCCTACTTCAAATTGGTCGACGGCATCCAGAGATGTCCCAACCTCGTCGAACAAGTGTTCAGGAAGAACCTCCATTTCAAAGCCCAAGAAGGTGACGTGGTGCAGTGCACCTACGTCGGGTGTGGCACGAAGTGGCTTCACTACATCATCACGCTGATCCTCAGGCGAGGCGAGCCCTTAGCCAATGTGCAGGAGTTTGGCCGCTGTATACGCTCGATCGACCACCACAGCGACCTCGACCAGTGGGTGCCACAGGTGCTGCCTATGCGCCTGTTCATTACGCGAATGCCCCTCAGCCGCGACATGATGAACGCTGATGCGAAATACGTCTGCGTCGCCCGAAACCCCTGGGACGTGTGCGTCTCGTACTTCCACAGGGCCAGAGACTTGAGTGCCTACCGCTTTCAGGACGGCACCTTTCAAGAGTTCTTCGACGCTTTCCTCCAGCAGAGCTTCGGACTGACAGGGTACATAGAGGCCGTGAGCGCTGCATACGCCCTGAAAGACGAATCCAACGTGTTCTTTGTGACTTACGAGGATCTGATCAGGAACACTGGAGCCGTCGTCGTCAAGCTCGCGGCGTTCTTGGGGGAACATTACGGCCGACAGTTGCAACAAGATAAGTCACTTGTCCGCAAGATTGTAGAGCACTCTAGTGCTCAGAGCATGAGGGATATGCTGGCTGTGAAAGCGGTGCAGAAGCCAAGGACGGAGGCCGTCAACGTCAGATCAGGATACCAGGCCGTCAGAAGCGCCAAGGTAGGCGAGTGGAGCAATTTTTTCACGGCGGAGCAGCTTCGCTGCATGGAGGCGAAGATACAAGCAGCTTCGGATGCAGCATGCTTCATGCACCTCTGGGACGACATCAGGGCCGAGACTATCGCCGCCGCTCAGCAGTCGTGA
- the LOC144129795 gene encoding sulfotransferase 1C2-like, with amino-acid sequence MDAKKPYFNVVDGIQRCPNLVEQVFRKNLHFKAQEGDVVQCTYVGCGTKWLHYIITLILRRGEPLANVQEFGRCIRSIDHHSDLDQWVPQVLPMRLFITRMPLSRDMMNADAKYVCVARNPWDVCVSYFHRARDLSAYRFQDGTFQEFFDAFLQESFGLTGYIEAVSAAYALKDESNVFFVTYEDLIRNTGAVVVKLAAFLGEHYGRQLQQDKSLVRKIVEHSSAQSMRDMLAVKAVQKPRTEAVNVRSGYQAVRSAKVGEWSNFFTAEQLRCMEAKIQAASDAACFMHLWDDIRAETIAAAQQS; translated from the coding sequence ATGGACGCCAAGAAGCCCTACTTCAATGTGGTCGACGGCATCCAGAGATGTCCCAACCTCGTCGAACAAGTGTTCAGGAAGAACCTCCATTTCAAAGCCCAAGAAGGTGACGTGGTGCAGTGCACCTACGTCGGGTGTGGCACGAAGTGGCTTCACTACATCATTACGCTGATCCTCAGGCGAGGCGAGCCCTTAGCCAATGTGCAGGAGTTTGGCCGCTGTATACGCTCGATCGACCACCACAGCGACCTCGACCAGTGGGTGCCACAGGTGCTGCCTATGCGCCTGTTCATTACGCGAATGCCCCTCAGCCGCGACATGATGAACGCTGATGCGAAATACGTCTGCGTCGCCCGAAACCCCTGGGACGTGTGCGTCTCGTACTTCCACAGGGCCAGAGACTTGAGTGCCTACCGCTTTCAGGACGGCACCTTTCAAGAGTTCTTCGACGCTTTCCTCCAGGAGAGCTTCGGACTGACAGGGTACATAGAGGCCGTGAGCGCTGCATACGCCCTGAAAGACGAATCCAACGTGTTCTTTGTGACTTACGAGGATCTGATCAGGAACACTGGAGCCGTCGTCGTCAAGCTCGCGGCGTTCTTGGGGGAACATTACGGCCGACAGTTGCAACAAGATAAGTCACTTGTCCGCAAGATTGTAGAGCACTCTAGTGCTCAGAGCATGAGAGATATGCTGGCTGTGAAAGCGGTGCAGAAGCCAAGGACGGAGGCCGTCAACGTCAGATCAGGTTACCAGGCCGTCAGAAGCGCCAAGGTAGGCGAGTGGAGCAATTTTTTCACGGCGGAGCAGCTTCGGTGCATGGAGGCGAAGATACAAGCAGCTTCGGATGCAGCATGCTTCATGCACCTCTGGGACGACATCAGGGCCGAGACTATCGCCGCCGCTCAGCAGTCGTGA